The following are encoded in a window of Ranitomeya variabilis isolate aRanVar5 chromosome 6, aRanVar5.hap1, whole genome shotgun sequence genomic DNA:
- the WIPF3 gene encoding WAS/WASL-interacting protein family member 3 isoform X1, translating into MPVPPPPPAPPPPAPPPPLASSQGRSAPPKLKQETGGGGGRSALLSDIQKGARLKKVTEVNDRSAPVIENAKKNGGTGNNRSAVAPPTGGLFAGGFPVLKPSNQRDATGNKSALQLPGMKGSVPKLPDQVPPKTDHPKPIPHTVAARPPPPRPTILGRLSPVPPPIPQAPPPIPQVPPPIPPSSSKPQLMPSSPIPSTFKERPAKPTGGSNGPPSPVNSQDKSKLQRPQSQFFPSTPPPPLPPYPPPTLPPGYPGRRSPSPSVPDGRDHSGLPPPPLPSVPSRLEDFIPPPPDIRDLPPPPPPPPLHPMSMSTKRRLSEPLPPPPVFGNECTNVPPRPQKGPSGRPAVPPVPVYGRPNKPAGNNGGRLAPPPPPPARSPSTELSSRQPGNQQAPNRSSAQPGYRPPSPRNVHSLEDFESKFPFHPVEDLPPPEVYEPFEKVYPSKCNYAPSAPKLQFPQMR; encoded by the exons GGCCGATCAGCGCCTCCAAAACTGAAACAGGAgaccggaggaggaggagggagatcTGCATTACTATCAGACATTCAGAAAGGGGCGCGCTTAAAGAAAGTCACGGAAGTCAATGACCGGAGTGCTCCAGTAATAGAGA ATGCCAAGAAAAATGGTGGCACAGGAAATAATAGGAGTGCAGTGGCTCCACCTACTGGCGGTCTTTTTGCTGGAGGATTTCCAGTTCTTAAGCCTTCAAACCAAAGGGATGCAACAG GTAACAAAAGCGCTTTACAGCTTCCGGGAATGAAAGGAAGTGTTCCTAAACTACCAGATCAAGTACCTCCTAAAACTGATCACCCCAAGCCTATTCCACACACAGTGGCAGCTAGACCTCCTCCACCACGTCCAACTATCCTTGGCCGTTTATCACCAGTGCCTCCTCCAATACCACAAGCACCTCCTCCAATACCACAAGTGCCTCCTCCAATACCACCATCAAGCAGCAAACCTCAGCTGATGCCATCTTCACCTATTCCCTCTACTTTTAAAGAGAGACCTGCAAAACCAACTGGAGGATCAAATGGTCCACCATCGCCAGTGAATTCTCAAGACAAGTCTAAACTTCAAAGACCTCAATCCCAGTTTTTTCCATCTACTCCACCACCAccacttcctccttatcctccacCTACATTACCACCAGGCTATCCTGGTAGGAGAAGCCCTTCCCCTTCAGTACCAGATGGCAGGGATCATTCAGGACTTCCACCCCCTCCTTTACCATCTGTGCCATCCCGGTTAGAAGACTTCATCCCACCACCACCTGATATAAgggatcttcctcctcctccaccacctcctccccttcATCCAATGTCAATGTCTACCAAGCGCAGATTATCTGAGCCATTGCCACCTCCACCTGTATTTGGTAATGAATGCACTAATGTTCCACCACGACCACAAAAGGGGCCTTCTGGACGACCTGCGGTTCCACCAGTACCTGTATATGGAAGGCCTAACAAACCTGCTG GGAACAATGGAGGCCGATTGGCTCCTCCACCACCGCCTCCTGCACGATCACCATCTACAGAGCTTTCTAGCAGGCAGCCGGGTAATCAGCAAGCTCCAAACCGAAGCTCAGCACAGCCGGGATATCGCCCTCCTAGTCCAAGAAATGTGCACTCATTAG AAGACTTTGAATCTAAATTCCCCTTTCATCCAGTAGAAGACTTGCCTCCACCAGAAGTGTATGAACCATTTGAAAAGGTGTACCCCAGCAAATGCAATTACG CACCCTCCGCACCGAAGCTCCAGTTTCCACAGATGAGATGA
- the WIPF3 gene encoding WAS/WASL-interacting protein family member 3 isoform X3, with translation MPAHEERYIANQKNSSTFLIGGNKSALQLPGMKGSVPKLPDQVPPKTDHPKPIPHTVAARPPPPRPTILGRLSPVPPPIPQAPPPIPQVPPPIPPSSSKPQLMPSSPIPSTFKERPAKPTGGSNGPPSPVNSQDKSKLQRPQSQFFPSTPPPPLPPYPPPTLPPGYPGRRSPSPSVPDGRDHSGLPPPPLPSVPSRLEDFIPPPPDIRDLPPPPPPPPLHPMSMSTKRRLSEPLPPPPVFGNECTNVPPRPQKGPSGRPAVPPVPVYGRPNKPAGNNGGRLAPPPPPPARSPSTELSSRQPGNQQAPNRSSAQPGYRPPSPRNVHSLEDFESKFPFHPVEDLPPPEVYEPFEKVYPSKCNYAPSAPKLQFPQMR, from the exons atgcctgcacatgaggaaagatacatagctaatcagaaaaactctagtacatttctaattggag GTAACAAAAGCGCTTTACAGCTTCCGGGAATGAAAGGAAGTGTTCCTAAACTACCAGATCAAGTACCTCCTAAAACTGATCACCCCAAGCCTATTCCACACACAGTGGCAGCTAGACCTCCTCCACCACGTCCAACTATCCTTGGCCGTTTATCACCAGTGCCTCCTCCAATACCACAAGCACCTCCTCCAATACCACAAGTGCCTCCTCCAATACCACCATCAAGCAGCAAACCTCAGCTGATGCCATCTTCACCTATTCCCTCTACTTTTAAAGAGAGACCTGCAAAACCAACTGGAGGATCAAATGGTCCACCATCGCCAGTGAATTCTCAAGACAAGTCTAAACTTCAAAGACCTCAATCCCAGTTTTTTCCATCTACTCCACCACCAccacttcctccttatcctccacCTACATTACCACCAGGCTATCCTGGTAGGAGAAGCCCTTCCCCTTCAGTACCAGATGGCAGGGATCATTCAGGACTTCCACCCCCTCCTTTACCATCTGTGCCATCCCGGTTAGAAGACTTCATCCCACCACCACCTGATATAAgggatcttcctcctcctccaccacctcctccccttcATCCAATGTCAATGTCTACCAAGCGCAGATTATCTGAGCCATTGCCACCTCCACCTGTATTTGGTAATGAATGCACTAATGTTCCACCACGACCACAAAAGGGGCCTTCTGGACGACCTGCGGTTCCACCAGTACCTGTATATGGAAGGCCTAACAAACCTGCTG GGAACAATGGAGGCCGATTGGCTCCTCCACCACCGCCTCCTGCACGATCACCATCTACAGAGCTTTCTAGCAGGCAGCCGGGTAATCAGCAAGCTCCAAACCGAAGCTCAGCACAGCCGGGATATCGCCCTCCTAGTCCAAGAAATGTGCACTCATTAG AAGACTTTGAATCTAAATTCCCCTTTCATCCAGTAGAAGACTTGCCTCCACCAGAAGTGTATGAACCATTTGAAAAGGTGTACCCCAGCAAATGCAATTACG CACCCTCCGCACCGAAGCTCCAGTTTCCACAGATGAGATGA
- the WIPF3 gene encoding WAS/WASL-interacting protein family member 3 isoform X2, with protein sequence MPVPPPPPAPPPPAPPPPLASSQGRSAPPKLKQETGGGGGRSALLSDIQKGARLKKVTEVNDRSAPVIENAKKNGGTGNNRSAVAPPTGGLFAGGFPVLKPSNQRDATGNKSALQLPGMKGSVPKLPDQVPPKTDHPKPIPHTVAARPPPPRPTILGRLSPVPPPIPQAPPPIPQVPPPIPPSSSKPQLMPSSPIPSTFKERPAKPTGGSNGPPSPVNSQDKSKLQRPQSQFFPSTPPPPLPPYPPPTLPPGYPGRRSPSPSVPDGRDHSGLPPPPLPSVPSRLEDFIPPPPDIRDLPPPPPPPPLHPMSMSTKRRLSEPLPPPPVFGNECTNVPPRPQKGPSGRPAVPPVPVYGRPNKPAGNNGGRLAPPPPPPARSPSTELSSRQPGNQQAPNRSSAQPGYRPPSPRNVHSLDFESKFPFHPVEDLPPPEVYEPFEKVYPSKCNYAPSAPKLQFPQMR encoded by the exons GGCCGATCAGCGCCTCCAAAACTGAAACAGGAgaccggaggaggaggagggagatcTGCATTACTATCAGACATTCAGAAAGGGGCGCGCTTAAAGAAAGTCACGGAAGTCAATGACCGGAGTGCTCCAGTAATAGAGA ATGCCAAGAAAAATGGTGGCACAGGAAATAATAGGAGTGCAGTGGCTCCACCTACTGGCGGTCTTTTTGCTGGAGGATTTCCAGTTCTTAAGCCTTCAAACCAAAGGGATGCAACAG GTAACAAAAGCGCTTTACAGCTTCCGGGAATGAAAGGAAGTGTTCCTAAACTACCAGATCAAGTACCTCCTAAAACTGATCACCCCAAGCCTATTCCACACACAGTGGCAGCTAGACCTCCTCCACCACGTCCAACTATCCTTGGCCGTTTATCACCAGTGCCTCCTCCAATACCACAAGCACCTCCTCCAATACCACAAGTGCCTCCTCCAATACCACCATCAAGCAGCAAACCTCAGCTGATGCCATCTTCACCTATTCCCTCTACTTTTAAAGAGAGACCTGCAAAACCAACTGGAGGATCAAATGGTCCACCATCGCCAGTGAATTCTCAAGACAAGTCTAAACTTCAAAGACCTCAATCCCAGTTTTTTCCATCTACTCCACCACCAccacttcctccttatcctccacCTACATTACCACCAGGCTATCCTGGTAGGAGAAGCCCTTCCCCTTCAGTACCAGATGGCAGGGATCATTCAGGACTTCCACCCCCTCCTTTACCATCTGTGCCATCCCGGTTAGAAGACTTCATCCCACCACCACCTGATATAAgggatcttcctcctcctccaccacctcctccccttcATCCAATGTCAATGTCTACCAAGCGCAGATTATCTGAGCCATTGCCACCTCCACCTGTATTTGGTAATGAATGCACTAATGTTCCACCACGACCACAAAAGGGGCCTTCTGGACGACCTGCGGTTCCACCAGTACCTGTATATGGAAGGCCTAACAAACCTGCTG GGAACAATGGAGGCCGATTGGCTCCTCCACCACCGCCTCCTGCACGATCACCATCTACAGAGCTTTCTAGCAGGCAGCCGGGTAATCAGCAAGCTCCAAACCGAAGCTCAGCACAGCCGGGATATCGCCCTCCTAGTCCAAGAAATGTGCACTCATTAG ACTTTGAATCTAAATTCCCCTTTCATCCAGTAGAAGACTTGCCTCCACCAGAAGTGTATGAACCATTTGAAAAGGTGTACCCCAGCAAATGCAATTACG CACCCTCCGCACCGAAGCTCCAGTTTCCACAGATGAGATGA